From the Carassius gibelio isolate Cgi1373 ecotype wild population from Czech Republic chromosome B25, carGib1.2-hapl.c, whole genome shotgun sequence genome, one window contains:
- the LOC128014550 gene encoding sulfide:quinone oxidoreductase, mitochondrial-like isoform X1 encodes MTGQLHTQRLLSRQYRRVFSVINSQIHTSSGLAAKDHYKFLVLGGGTGGITMAARMKRKVGAQNVAIVEPSEVHYYQPIWTLVGAGAKSVASSGRSTASVIPSGVTWVRSKVAEFDPRNNVVLTDSGKKISYDYLIVALGLELHYEKIKGLPEGFDHPKIGSNYSVKTVEKTWIALKNFKEGNALFTFPNTPVKCGGAPQKIMYLSDAFLRKTGKRSKANIIYNTPLPKLFGVKKYADALWEIVKKRDININLRHNLIEVRADKQEAIFENLDKPGETKVYKYEMIHVTPPMGPPAVLKGSSLDDATGWLDVDKNTLQHKTYANVFGIGDCTNLPTSKTAAAVAAQSAVLDRTVSQILRKKTPDKMYDGYSSCPLVTSYNTAILAEFDYDGQPLETFPVDQSKESRVMYHMKADFMPILYWHGLLKGFWGGPGPLRTIMHLGMK; translated from the exons ATGACAGGCCAGCTACACACACAGCGGCTGCTGTCCAGGCAGTACCGCAGAGTCTTCTCTGTCATTAACTCACAAATTCACACCAGCTCTGGGCTGGCCGCTAAGGACCACTACAAATTTCTGGTGCTCGGTGGTGGGACCGGTGGCATAACTATGGCCGCACGTATGAAAAGAAAGGTCGGCGCGCAAAACGTGGCCATCGTGGAGCCTAGTGAG GTGCATTACTATCAGCCGATATGGACATTAGTTGGTGCAGGGGCCAAAAGTGTTGCATCTTCTGGACGATCAACAGCGAGTGTGATTCCCTCAGGGGTGACATGGGTCAGGTCCAAAGTGGCAGAATTTGATCCTAGGAACAACGTCGTCCTCACAGACTCTGGGAAAAAG ATTTCCTACGATTATCTGATTGTAGCTCTTGGCCTTGAGCTGCATTATGAAAAG ATCAAGGGCCTGCCTGAAGGGTTTGACCATCCCAAAATCGGTTCAAACTACTCTGTGAAAACAGTGGAAAAGACTTGGATTGCCTTGAAGAACTTTAAGGAGGGCAATGCTTTGTTCACTTTCCCAAACACTCCCGTCAAATGTGGAGGAGCGCCTCAGAAAATCATGTACCTTTCTGATGCCTTCCTGAGAAAG ACAGGAAAAAGGTCCAAAGCCAACATTATTTATAACACCCCCTTACCAAAGCTGTTTGGGGTCAAGAAATACGCTGATGCCTTGTGGGAGATTGTGAAGAAGCGGGACATTAACATAAACCTCAGGCACAATCTCATCGAGGTCAGGGCCGACAAACAGGAAGCCATTTTTGAGAATCTGGACAAACCTGGAGAGACAAAGGTTTACAAG TATGAGATGATCCACGTCACCCCTCCGATGGGACCTCCTGCAGTGCTGAAGGGCTCCTCGCTGGACGATGCGACCGGCTGGCTGGACGTAGACAAGAACACTCTTCAGCATAAGACTTACGCCAATGTATTTGGTATCGGAGACTGCACCAATCTACCCACGTCcaaaacagcagcagcagtag CTGCGCAGTCTGCAGTACTCGACCGAACTGTCAGCCAAATTCTGAGGAAAAAGACACCGGATAAGATG TATGATGGATACAGCTCCTGCCCACTGGTTACCAGCTACAACACAGCGATCCTGGCAGAATTTGATTATGACGGACAGCCGCTGGAGACCTTCCCTGTGGACCAGAGCAAAGAGAGCAGGGTTATGTACCACATGAAAGCTGATTTCATGCCTATTTTGTATTGGCATGGACTTCTCAA GGGATTTTGGGGAGGCCCAGGACCATTACGGACCATCATGCATTTGGGAATGAAGTAG
- the LOC128014550 gene encoding sulfide:quinone oxidoreductase, mitochondrial-like isoform X2 → MTGQLHTQRLLSRQYRRVFSVINSQIHTSSGLAAKDHYKFLVLGGGTGGITMAARMKRKVGAQNVAIVEPSEVHYYQPIWTLVGAGAKSVASSGRSTASVIPSGVTWVRSKVAEFDPRNNVVLTDSGKKISYDYLIVALGLELHYEKTGKRSKANIIYNTPLPKLFGVKKYADALWEIVKKRDININLRHNLIEVRADKQEAIFENLDKPGETKVYKYEMIHVTPPMGPPAVLKGSSLDDATGWLDVDKNTLQHKTYANVFGIGDCTNLPTSKTAAAVAAQSAVLDRTVSQILRKKTPDKMYDGYSSCPLVTSYNTAILAEFDYDGQPLETFPVDQSKESRVMYHMKADFMPILYWHGLLKGFWGGPGPLRTIMHLGMK, encoded by the exons ATGACAGGCCAGCTACACACACAGCGGCTGCTGTCCAGGCAGTACCGCAGAGTCTTCTCTGTCATTAACTCACAAATTCACACCAGCTCTGGGCTGGCCGCTAAGGACCACTACAAATTTCTGGTGCTCGGTGGTGGGACCGGTGGCATAACTATGGCCGCACGTATGAAAAGAAAGGTCGGCGCGCAAAACGTGGCCATCGTGGAGCCTAGTGAG GTGCATTACTATCAGCCGATATGGACATTAGTTGGTGCAGGGGCCAAAAGTGTTGCATCTTCTGGACGATCAACAGCGAGTGTGATTCCCTCAGGGGTGACATGGGTCAGGTCCAAAGTGGCAGAATTTGATCCTAGGAACAACGTCGTCCTCACAGACTCTGGGAAAAAG ATTTCCTACGATTATCTGATTGTAGCTCTTGGCCTTGAGCTGCATTATGAAAAG ACAGGAAAAAGGTCCAAAGCCAACATTATTTATAACACCCCCTTACCAAAGCTGTTTGGGGTCAAGAAATACGCTGATGCCTTGTGGGAGATTGTGAAGAAGCGGGACATTAACATAAACCTCAGGCACAATCTCATCGAGGTCAGGGCCGACAAACAGGAAGCCATTTTTGAGAATCTGGACAAACCTGGAGAGACAAAGGTTTACAAG TATGAGATGATCCACGTCACCCCTCCGATGGGACCTCCTGCAGTGCTGAAGGGCTCCTCGCTGGACGATGCGACCGGCTGGCTGGACGTAGACAAGAACACTCTTCAGCATAAGACTTACGCCAATGTATTTGGTATCGGAGACTGCACCAATCTACCCACGTCcaaaacagcagcagcagtag CTGCGCAGTCTGCAGTACTCGACCGAACTGTCAGCCAAATTCTGAGGAAAAAGACACCGGATAAGATG TATGATGGATACAGCTCCTGCCCACTGGTTACCAGCTACAACACAGCGATCCTGGCAGAATTTGATTATGACGGACAGCCGCTGGAGACCTTCCCTGTGGACCAGAGCAAAGAGAGCAGGGTTATGTACCACATGAAAGCTGATTTCATGCCTATTTTGTATTGGCATGGACTTCTCAA GGGATTTTGGGGAGGCCCAGGACCATTACGGACCATCATGCATTTGGGAATGAAGTAG